AGCGCAATTATATGTGTTTTCATGTGGTTCAATGTACGAATATATGTTTGCCACAAAGCCTGTATATATTGATAATGGCAAAGGCTGTATATATTGATAATGGCAAAGGCTGTATATATTGATAATGGCGTACGCCATGGGAATGGCCGTACCGAGAATTAATCTAATAATTTTGCATCCgataatattttttgtataatttttatttgaaattttaatatataagtaCAAGTTTAATTCCTGGTTGAATTTTGTTGATTATGTCGATAAAATGTTGACTACACGCTATGACGTAAATCCGCTTTTTGTAGCAGAGTATGTcttctgtgagacggtcttacaaatttttatctgtgagacggatcaacctaccgatattcacaataaaaagtaatactcttagcataaaaagtaataatttttcatggatgacccaaataagagacccgtctcacaaaatacgacccaagAGAAcatctcacataagtttttgttttTGCAGCACGCATTGGATGCTGTACAATTAAGAAATATTGAAAGTCGTAAGTCATTAATAGGGCGTAATACACGTCATGGAAAAAATTTAACAATGTATAATGTATACTgcggaaaaaaattaagaaaaattatattattattattagacaAGTTACAATATATAATTTGATGTTGTTGTTTATTGGCTATTtcgaaaaattatattattattattagacaagttacaataaaaataactcCTTTTCCTCTCTTAGACGTGCCGACAAGTAACAATGAGCTAATACCACTTGAGATCAAAGGAAAAGATTATATtcgtcatattttttttaaaaaaaattcatgttaaaaaaattaatgatcaactttatttttatttttgtttttgaataaaTTATACTAAAAAATGTCTCAATATAGTTTTATCTCtctctaaaaaaatttaatacacAAATTGTTTATTGTCAATCATTTTcagtttatttaaaaaaaaattatattccaTTATAATTTTCATTGTCTTCCAAACGTAGAAAACAAGTAAATaactttaattttgaaattattattattgccattattttgaaaataatttacTTTATTAGATGAAGACAAAAATATACacgattattttatataaaattatctGAGTATAATAATTATTGGGGTGAAATAATTATTCATACCGGGTATAGCAATCAAAATGTAATGCTTGAATTGttgtatatttaaaaatatttgagttacacCGTGTTAGGATCGATGGAAAGCAAAAAATTGTGAGAGACGGTCTTATGGATCGtataattttgtgagacagatatcttatttgggtcatccatgaaaaattattattattttatgctaagtgtattaagttttattgtgaatattggtagagttgaccagtctcacagataaaaattcgtgagactgtctcacgagAGACCTATTCTCGATGAAAATGATTTAGAAAAGgatgaataaataatttttttattttcttcttttctaATAAGCAGATGACCTCCACTAGTATAAGTAGTATAAGCCTAATCTCGACCTTCAAAGATCAGTAGTCAATTGATATGTGTTAATtagatatttattatttaatgttttcaaagttaGATAATTAccttatttaatattttgaatatttgagAAAGAATTTTATTGTGTTTAATTTTGGTTAGGATACATATCTTATCAAGATATATTTCAATaacatacatatattttattttgatatctTAAGATTTGATGTTAATTGTCGGGCTATTGTCAGGGGGCCTTGGAACTTTTTCAGAGACTTGGTTGTCTTTGCAGAACCCCGAGGGTTCAAAACCATCGCGATTTGAGGTTTGATTCTATCTCAATATGGGTCCAGTGCTATAACTTGCCCCTGATATTCATGCAAAGGGATGTTTTACTTAAAGTTGGCAGCCTCATCGGAGAGGTGGAAGAGATCGATACACTTGACAATGGCTATGCCATAGGGAGGTATGCCCGTATCAGAGCCCGTATTGATGTTACAAAACCTTTAAAAAAAGCCATCAGCGTGTCTGTCAATAACGACTCGGAGAGTATTTTTGTCATCTTGGCCTATGAGCGCCTTTCTTCTTTTTGTTATAACTGTGGCTGCTTAGGTCACCCTTTTAAGGACTGGGAGATGGCTCCGGCTGCGAATGGGAAGCTGGCTTATGGGGATTGGCTCAGGGCGACTAATTCTCGATGAGGGGATAAAACAAGGAGATCATCTCCTGGTTTTAACCAGGATCATAGCTCTGCGACCCCGATTGGTACTGATAAGTCCCTGAGCGAGGCTAGTAACTCTTCATCAGCTATGGTTAATCACACTCCGACGACGACTTCTGTCCTTGGTGGTGACACTCTTGATAAATTGAAGGTGGACAAAGCAATACCTGCTACCCACAGTAAACTTTTTGCTTGCACCCAATGTCCTGGGATCTCTCTCGAGCCCTCACCATCGTCGATTAATGTAGAACATCCTCGACATCATATGGTGCCTGTTGATGGGGCTGGCCATCTCTTGTCTGATATGGAAGCTTCAGGTGTTGTAGGGTCTTATGGGCAGAACCAAGATAAGAAATTGAAAGGATGGAAACGTCGTGCCCGGGATCATGGAGGGTCTATCAGTAATCGAGATAGTGGGATTTTTGGTAAAGAAAATGAGTTGAGGCAGGTGGGCAATAGCCTTGGTAGAAAACGGGTGCTCGAAGAGGACACTAATCCTATTGATAGTATTCCAGCGGCGGTGGTTGCTAAGCAACCCTGCCGATATCCATGAGTTGCATCGTTTGGAATGCTCGGGGGCTTGGGAACCAACGGGCATTCCGGGAATTGCAGCGGCTTATCGCTGAAAAGAACACGTCCCTTATATTTCTTTGTGAAACAAAATTAAGGGACTTTAATTGCAAGAGTTGGAAAGTTGTTCTGGGTTTTTCTGGGTTATTTGTAGTTAATTGTGAGGGCAGAAGTGGAGGATTGATTCTGTTGTGGAAGGAGCCTTTGAATGTCACAGTGCTTTCCTATTCTTCTGGGCATATTGATAGTATAGTGCGGCATGGGGAGAAGAGATGGAGATTTACGGGCTTTTACGGCCACCCAGAGGCGAATAACAGACATATATCTTGGACACTCCTACGTCGTCTGAGTTGCATGCATGAATTGAGCAGGTTTCCGTGGATCGTGGGCGgtgattttaatgaaattttcttCGACACAGAAAAGCATGGGGGTAACCCACAGCCCCTAGGGCAGACTAGAGCGTTTCGTGAGGTGCTTGATGTTTCCAACCTCCAATATCTCCATGTTGAGGGGGAATTCTTTACTTGGGTCAATCGTCGTGCTCATCCCAATGTTATTTTTGAAAGGATCGACAGATATGTGGCTACTTTTGAGTGAAGAATCCTTTACCCTGCTGCGAGGGTGCATAATCTGGAATTTTTTCACTCGGATCACCGACCGATTTTTATTGAGCTAGGAGGACCGCATCCCTCGCAAGCTCGGCCCTCGGCCTGTATGAGATTCGAACCACATTGGGCCACAGAAGCAGACTGTTCAGATGTTATTATGAGGGGATGGAACAAACAGAACACCTCCTTGTCACTCCTTAGTAGGCTGGTAAAGTGTTTGGAGCTCCTCAGGACTTGGGCAGGAGACAGGTTTCGAAAGTTGCCATTACAGATCAGAATCAAACGCAGGCAGCTGAATGCTTTGCGCACCCATGACCAGTATGCACTAGCTGGGATCGAATTATGCAGTTGGAACGTGAGGTGTAGATGCTAGCTACTAAGGATGAGCATTACTGGAAGCAGCGCAGTCAGGTGAATTGGCTTGCACATGGTGACAGAAATTCCAAATACTTCCATGCGTGTGCGTCGAGCTAAGAACCATATCAGAGGGCTTGTCTCTTCACACGGGGATTGGTGCACTGACACCGGGAGTATGGCGGAGATCGTTCAAAATTATTTCTCCGACTTGTTCTCCTCTAGTAACCCTTCGGAGGAAGACAAAGCACAGATTTTGAATCAGGTTTGCCCTATGGTTGATGATCGATTAAATTATGCCCTTTGTGCCCCTTTTACAGGAATTGAAGTTAGGAAGGCTCTGTTTGATATGCATCCAGATAAAGCGCCAGGGCCGGATGGAATGTCGGTGTTCTTTTTTCAGAATTTATGGGAAGTGATTGGGGAGGAGGTCACGATAGAgtgtttgaatattttgaatgaaggaGCCCCTCTTGAGGAATGAAATGCGACTACCGTTACTCTGATACCTAAGGTCGCGACTGCTTTGACTATGAAGGATTATCGGCCTATCAGTTTGTGCAACGTTTGTTATAAAATTGTTGCTCGCGCTCTCACGAATAGATTGCATCCCATACTCAAACATAATGTGAATGAGTTTCAGAGTGCTTTTATCCCATGTAGACTGATCTCTGAC
The Primulina tabacum isolate GXHZ01 chromosome 9, ASM2559414v2, whole genome shotgun sequence DNA segment above includes these coding regions:
- the LOC142504367 gene encoding uncharacterized protein LOC142504367, giving the protein MSCIVWNARGLGNQRAFRELQRLIAEKNTSLIFLCETKLRDFNCKSWKVVLGFSGLFVVNCEGRSGGLILLWKEPLNVTVLSYSSGHIDSIVRHGEKRWRFTGFYGHPEANNRHISWTLLRRLSCMHELSRFPWIVGGDFNEIFFDTEKHGGNPQPLGQTRAFREVLDVSNLQYLHVEGEFFTWVNRRAHPNVIFERIDRYVATFE